The following are from one region of the Vibrio parahaemolyticus genome:
- a CDS encoding DOPA 4,5-dioxygenase family protein: MYHVHVYFPLQQLEKAQALNEIIRQERQDVLRVYPLVDRLVGPHKMPMFEMHLESISEEFLVWLDTIRGDFSVLIHPVSERELRDHTESAIWLGRELGVFEEKLEN, translated from the coding sequence ATGTACCACGTTCACGTTTACTTTCCTTTGCAACAATTGGAAAAAGCACAAGCTCTGAATGAGATCATCCGCCAAGAGCGTCAAGATGTGTTGCGCGTGTATCCATTGGTCGACAGATTAGTCGGTCCGCACAAGATGCCGATGTTTGAAATGCACCTTGAGTCGATCAGTGAAGAGTTTTTGGTTTGGTTAGATACCATTCGTGGGGATTTTTCTGTGCTTATTCACCCGGTCAGCGAACGAGAATTGCGTGATCACACAGAGAGCGCGATTTGGTTAGGTCGCGAACTAGGTGTTTTCGAAGAAAAGCTAGAAAATTAA
- the yegD gene encoding molecular chaperone, whose protein sequence is MYIGFDYGTANCSVAKMESGEPVLLNLEGDSPFIPSTLAAPTRESVSEHLFRHRDIKPFDQVGEQVLRRAINLNREESIELEPEDIAFGQAALNRYLEDPRDIYYVKSPKSFLGASGLRDVQLSFFEDLVCAMMDNIKAQAENHAQQSITDAVIGRPINFHGRGGETANIQAENILLRAAKRAGFKNIEFQFEPVAAGLEYEATLSEDKLILVVDIGGGTTDCSLIQMGPSWRGKADRTASLLAHSGQRVGGNDLDIALAFKQLMFPFGMESKMESGIVMPTTQFWNPIAINNVEAQNDFYSRENLAALKLLQKQAQEPEKLARLLEVYHESLGYNIVRRAEEAKVALSDQTAYRTGINLLSELIEVDVQRDEMIEAIESPKNKMTALVTEAVEQAGVKPDAIFMTGGSARSPILRDAVQTVLPNIPVVSGNYFGSVTAGLARWADVCFK, encoded by the coding sequence ATGTATATTGGCTTTGACTATGGCACTGCAAACTGTTCAGTGGCAAAAATGGAATCAGGCGAGCCTGTTTTGCTAAATCTTGAAGGGGATAGCCCGTTCATTCCTTCCACCCTAGCAGCTCCGACTCGTGAGTCTGTGTCTGAGCATTTGTTTCGTCACCGTGACATCAAACCGTTTGATCAAGTTGGAGAGCAGGTACTGCGCCGCGCAATCAACTTGAACCGAGAAGAGAGCATCGAGCTGGAGCCAGAAGACATCGCGTTTGGTCAGGCAGCGTTGAACCGCTATTTAGAAGACCCACGCGATATCTATTACGTGAAGTCACCAAAGTCGTTTCTTGGTGCATCTGGCTTGCGTGATGTTCAGCTGAGCTTCTTTGAAGATCTGGTTTGCGCCATGATGGACAACATCAAAGCTCAGGCGGAAAATCATGCTCAACAAAGTATTACGGATGCGGTGATTGGTCGCCCGATTAACTTTCATGGTCGTGGTGGAGAAACGGCGAACATTCAAGCGGAAAATATTCTACTTCGCGCCGCCAAACGTGCCGGTTTTAAAAATATAGAATTTCAGTTTGAGCCCGTCGCCGCTGGACTGGAATACGAAGCGACGCTTAGCGAAGACAAACTGATTTTGGTGGTGGATATCGGTGGTGGTACAACCGACTGTTCTTTGATTCAGATGGGGCCATCTTGGCGAGGAAAAGCAGACAGGACGGCAAGCTTATTGGCACACAGTGGCCAGCGTGTCGGTGGTAACGATCTGGATATTGCGTTGGCTTTTAAACAGTTGATGTTCCCGTTTGGGATGGAAAGCAAGATGGAGTCGGGCATTGTGATGCCGACGACTCAGTTTTGGAATCCGATTGCTATCAATAACGTTGAGGCGCAAAACGACTTTTACTCACGTGAGAACTTAGCGGCGTTAAAACTGTTGCAGAAACAGGCGCAAGAGCCAGAAAAACTAGCGCGCTTGCTTGAGGTTTATCACGAATCATTAGGCTACAACATTGTCCGCCGTGCAGAAGAAGCGAAGGTGGCACTCTCTGATCAAACGGCTTACCGTACTGGTATTAACTTATTGTCGGAGCTGATTGAAGTGGACGTTCAGCGTGATGAGATGATTGAAGCGATTGAATCACCAAAGAACAAGATGACGGCGCTGGTAACAGAAGCTGTTGAGCAAGCAGGCGTAAAACCGGATGCGATCTTTATGACTGGTGGTTCCGCTCGTTCGCCGATTTTACGTGACGCGGTACAAACCGTGTTGCCAAATATTCCTGTCGTCAGCGGTAACTATTTTGGTTCGGTAACCGCAGGCTTGGCACGCTGGGCGGACGTTTGCTTTAAGTGA
- a CDS encoding copper chaperone PCu(A)C has protein sequence MLKQMKIATLSLIALIASPMSLAHDYETGKIHIDHPWSREAPPNAPVIGGFFQLTNHGDTEDALIAAESPIAGRVEIHTHANEDGVMKMIKIDEVRVAAHETVVFKPGSFHLMIFNPTQTLQEGDRFPMTLTFKNAGKIDVEMAVEKKGHMEKHMHH, from the coding sequence ATGCTTAAACAAATGAAAATCGCCACTTTGTCACTTATCGCTCTCATTGCTAGCCCTATGAGCCTTGCTCACGATTACGAAACCGGAAAAATTCACATCGATCATCCTTGGAGTCGTGAAGCGCCGCCAAATGCTCCTGTTATTGGCGGATTCTTTCAGCTGACCAACCATGGGGATACGGAAGACGCGTTGATCGCAGCAGAAAGCCCAATCGCTGGCCGTGTGGAGATCCACACTCACGCGAACGAAGACGGAGTAATGAAGATGATTAAAATTGATGAAGTGCGTGTAGCGGCACACGAAACCGTGGTATTTAAGCCAGGCAGCTTCCACTTAATGATCTTCAACCCAACGCAAACATTGCAAGAAGGCGATCGCTTCCCAATGACGCTGACGTTCAAAAACGCAGGCAAAATCGATGTTGAAATGGCGGTGGAAAAGAAAGGTCATATGGAAAAACACATGCACCACTAA
- a CDS encoding Crp/Fnr family transcriptional regulator, with amino-acid sequence MKISPYPTGRFKNYLEQKSTAFRDLIYQCQVNTRYFDAGEAILRQGEQLQYLYIVPVGRVSMSILAANGRRFQLGEANCDYHIYGEMEYFTQTPCQWNVVADEHMQVDVICIQKLTEALQQHPEMMVFFASALAEDYQDSMDIYTNRLLHPITYNIAYDLLVRNQTDTLLGGFDKVNQEAERFGTSGRVYRRAVKDLIDKGLIAKTDNGLAILDEMALKAFIDSHE; translated from the coding sequence ATGAAAATCAGCCCTTATCCGACTGGTCGCTTCAAAAACTATCTAGAACAGAAAAGTACCGCGTTTCGTGATCTCATCTATCAGTGCCAAGTAAACACTCGTTATTTTGATGCAGGCGAAGCCATTTTGCGCCAAGGCGAGCAACTTCAGTACCTGTATATCGTGCCTGTTGGACGTGTTTCTATGAGCATTTTGGCCGCCAATGGGCGACGTTTCCAACTAGGGGAGGCGAACTGCGATTACCACATTTATGGCGAAATGGAGTACTTTACTCAAACCCCTTGCCAGTGGAATGTGGTGGCTGATGAGCACATGCAAGTCGATGTCATTTGCATTCAGAAACTGACCGAAGCACTACAGCAGCACCCTGAGATGATGGTGTTTTTTGCCTCTGCACTGGCAGAAGACTATCAGGACTCAATGGATATCTATACTAACCGTTTGCTGCATCCCATCACTTACAACATTGCCTATGATCTTCTCGTCCGTAATCAGACGGATACGCTGCTTGGTGGCTTTGACAAAGTGAACCAAGAGGCGGAACGATTTGGTACGTCAGGCCGAGTTTATCGACGTGCGGTCAAAGATCTTATCGATAAAGGACTCATTGCAAAAACCGACAATGGCTTAGCGATTCTTGATGAAATGGCGTTAAAAGCGTTCATCGATTCGCACGAATAA
- a CDS encoding siderophore ABC transporter substrate-binding protein produces the protein MKKLVSAAVFSLLTISPSFAANVVIDHYMGKTELEQSPKRVVVIGFGPLDALDNFGIDPVAVSNASHLPSYLSKYSKENYTSAGSLFEPDFEAIYMQKPDLILVGPRGSTKYEELSEIAPTVVFAAKEGEGYWEGTQAQWRNIGKIFNIEDKVEQKIETLDAQFKAIRDYNQTNNNDALTILSIGDNISAFGAKSRFGAIYNDFGFIETVKNIKTGTHGDVISYEFIREADPKNILVIDRNSLHAKPSQDLRKSMDNDLVKATTAYKNQKITFLDVDAWYLAMSGVTATEKMVNEIKNTVDL, from the coding sequence ATGAAAAAACTCGTCAGTGCGGCTGTTTTCTCGCTGCTAACCATTTCTCCATCTTTTGCTGCTAACGTTGTTATTGACCATTACATGGGAAAAACCGAGCTAGAACAATCACCTAAGCGCGTGGTTGTGATTGGTTTTGGTCCTTTAGATGCTTTGGATAACTTCGGGATTGACCCTGTAGCTGTGTCAAACGCATCTCATCTTCCGAGCTACCTTTCTAAGTACAGCAAAGAGAATTACACATCAGCAGGCAGTTTGTTTGAGCCTGACTTCGAAGCTATTTATATGCAAAAACCAGATCTGATCTTGGTTGGCCCGCGTGGCTCCACGAAATATGAAGAGCTAAGTGAAATTGCCCCAACGGTTGTGTTTGCAGCTAAAGAAGGCGAAGGCTACTGGGAAGGCACGCAGGCTCAATGGCGTAACATTGGCAAAATCTTCAACATTGAAGACAAAGTCGAGCAAAAAATTGAAACATTGGATGCTCAATTTAAAGCGATTCGCGACTACAACCAAACGAACAATAACGATGCGCTAACGATTTTGAGCATCGGTGACAACATCAGTGCCTTTGGTGCGAAGTCCCGCTTCGGCGCGATTTACAATGACTTTGGTTTCATTGAAACGGTAAAAAACATCAAGACTGGTACACACGGTGACGTAATTTCTTACGAGTTTATCCGTGAAGCTGATCCGAAAAACATTTTGGTGATCGACCGTAACTCGCTGCATGCGAAGCCAAGCCAAGACCTTCGTAAATCGATGGACAATGACTTGGTGAAAGCGACGACGGCATACAAGAACCAAAAAATTACGTTCTTGGATGTTGATGCTTGGTACTTGGCTATGTCAGGCGTGACTGCGACAGAAAAAATGGTCAACGAGATCAAAAACACTGTCGATCTTTAA
- the vctD gene encoding iron chelate uptake ABC transporter permease subunit VctD — protein MKKLLLTLVVLSTVSLFVGVADMTPQQLFSGDAKALELFFTSRIPRLFAILLAGAGLSIAGLVMQQISQNRFASPSTTGTIECAMLGYVMSVVFFGDGDHLWLVFGISVLGTLTFVHFIQRIQFKSVVFVPLVGIIFGNVIESMTTFIAYKYDALQSLSAWSVANFANILRGDFELLYIAVPMVILSYLFAARISAVGIGKDFAVNLGLNYQQVVTIGVLLVSIMSASVVMIVGQLPFLGLIVPNLVSHFYGDNLKKNIPLTAMYGAILVLGCDLVSRLIIFPHEMPISIVISILGGVVFITMLLRGKQHA, from the coding sequence TTGAAAAAGTTATTGCTAACCCTTGTGGTTTTAAGCACGGTTTCGTTGTTTGTTGGGGTGGCAGATATGACGCCCCAACAATTGTTTTCTGGCGATGCAAAAGCGTTAGAGCTTTTTTTCACTAGCCGTATTCCTCGTTTGTTCGCGATTTTGCTTGCTGGGGCAGGGCTGAGTATCGCTGGTCTTGTGATGCAGCAGATCAGCCAAAACCGTTTTGCCTCGCCTTCGACAACGGGAACAATTGAGTGTGCCATGTTGGGCTACGTAATGAGCGTGGTGTTCTTTGGCGATGGTGATCATCTTTGGTTGGTGTTTGGTATCTCCGTGCTCGGAACGCTTACGTTTGTGCATTTCATCCAACGTATCCAATTCAAAAGTGTGGTGTTTGTACCGCTCGTCGGGATCATTTTCGGTAACGTTATTGAATCGATGACCACGTTCATCGCCTACAAGTACGATGCGCTCCAAAGCTTGAGTGCTTGGTCGGTCGCGAACTTCGCCAACATTTTGCGGGGGGATTTTGAACTGCTCTACATTGCGGTTCCGATGGTGATTCTCAGTTACTTGTTTGCCGCAAGAATCTCTGCGGTCGGTATTGGTAAAGACTTTGCCGTGAACTTGGGTTTGAACTATCAGCAAGTGGTTACTATTGGCGTGCTGTTGGTGTCCATCATGTCCGCAAGTGTGGTGATGATAGTTGGTCAGCTGCCGTTTCTTGGCCTTATTGTGCCGAACCTCGTCAGTCATTTTTACGGTGATAACCTGAAGAAAAACATTCCTTTAACCGCCATGTATGGTGCCATATTGGTACTCGGCTGTGATTTGGTGAGTCGTTTGATCATCTTCCCTCATGAAATGCCAATTTCCATTGTGATCAGCATTTTAGGTGGCGTGGTATTCATTACGATGTTGCTAAGAGGTAAGCAGCATGCGTGA
- the vctG gene encoding iron chelate uptake ABC transporter permease subunit VctG has translation MRDSTKIVLLGVIALVFAFLFIGIGLNADNYQYFLSRRVPKVLAIVLAGVAIAQSSMVFQTITHNRILTPSIMGFDALYVLTQVLIVLLFGGLSTLVLNIYVNFTIAACIMVAFSLLLFGFYFSKGSRNLITLLLVGLIFGQLFSNVASFFSLLMDPNTFAFVQSKLYASFNNVKVNLVYFSAPMLILACWLLFRMHRTLDVFWLDQDNAKSLGVDVPKVTRNVFILSAVLIAISTALVGPIMFFGLLVTNLSREMFHSYQHKTLLIGCSLLAISSLLSGQWIIENVFNFETTLSVVINFLGGIYFLYLLLKNKVV, from the coding sequence ATGCGTGATTCAACCAAAATCGTTTTGCTCGGTGTTATCGCTCTGGTGTTTGCCTTTTTGTTTATCGGCATTGGCTTGAACGCAGACAACTACCAGTACTTTCTTTCGCGACGTGTACCCAAAGTGCTGGCGATTGTATTAGCTGGCGTGGCGATTGCTCAGTCATCTATGGTGTTTCAAACCATTACGCATAACCGGATATTGACGCCAAGCATTATGGGCTTTGATGCTTTGTACGTGCTAACGCAAGTGTTGATCGTATTGTTGTTTGGTGGATTGAGCACATTAGTGTTGAATATCTACGTCAACTTCACCATCGCGGCATGCATCATGGTGGCGTTTTCACTGCTTTTGTTTGGTTTCTATTTCTCCAAAGGTAGCCGAAATTTGATCACCTTATTGCTGGTCGGTTTGATATTTGGGCAGCTCTTTTCCAACGTTGCGTCTTTCTTCTCGCTATTGATGGATCCCAATACGTTCGCTTTCGTGCAGTCCAAACTGTATGCAAGCTTTAACAACGTAAAGGTTAATCTCGTGTACTTCAGTGCGCCGATGTTGATATTGGCTTGCTGGTTGCTGTTTCGTATGCATCGCACATTGGATGTGTTCTGGTTAGATCAAGACAACGCGAAAAGCTTGGGTGTTGATGTGCCGAAAGTGACGCGCAACGTCTTCATCCTTTCTGCGGTTTTGATTGCAATTTCTACCGCGTTGGTTGGCCCAATTATGTTCTTTGGTTTGCTTGTGACCAACTTGAGCCGTGAGATGTTTCATTCCTATCAACATAAAACATTGTTGATAGGCTGTTCACTGTTGGCCATTAGCTCATTGCTTTCAGGGCAGTGGATCATTGAAAACGTTTTTAATTTTGAGACAACGCTAAGCGTGGTCATTAACTTCCTTGGCGGCATTTATTTCTTGTATCTGCTGTTGAAAAACAAAGTCGTATAA
- the vctC gene encoding iron chelate ABC transporter ATP-binding protein VctC: MIVIEKLTKAFGSSKVVDSADTQFEKGKVTSIIGPNGAGKSTLLSMASRLTERDGGSVIIDCKEIAEWDTKELAKRLAVLRQANSITMRFTVKELVSFGRFPYSKGNLTKDDHAVIAQAIDYLDLQDIQDKYLDELSGGQRQLAFIAMVIAQDTDYVFLDEPLNNLDIKHSLQIMKVIQRLAHDMNKAMVVVIHDINFAACYSDVILALKQGKVVASGAVEEVIQATTLEDIYETPFNIIELNGKRMCTYH, encoded by the coding sequence ATGATAGTCATAGAGAAACTAACCAAAGCATTTGGTTCGAGTAAAGTCGTTGATAGCGCGGATACTCAGTTCGAAAAAGGCAAAGTCACGTCGATCATTGGCCCAAATGGAGCAGGCAAGAGTACCTTGCTCTCGATGGCTTCGCGTCTAACAGAGCGAGACGGTGGTAGCGTCATCATCGACTGTAAAGAGATCGCTGAGTGGGATACCAAAGAGCTGGCGAAAAGGCTTGCTGTGCTTCGCCAAGCGAACTCAATCACGATGCGATTTACCGTGAAAGAACTGGTCTCTTTTGGTCGCTTCCCTTATTCAAAAGGCAATCTTACCAAAGACGATCATGCTGTTATTGCACAAGCCATTGATTACTTAGACCTGCAAGATATTCAAGATAAATACTTGGATGAGTTGAGTGGTGGTCAGCGCCAGTTGGCGTTTATCGCCATGGTGATTGCTCAGGATACGGACTACGTTTTCTTAGATGAACCGCTGAACAACTTGGATATCAAGCATTCATTGCAGATCATGAAGGTGATTCAAAGGCTTGCTCATGACATGAACAAAGCAATGGTGGTTGTGATTCACGATATCAACTTTGCGGCGTGCTATTCCGATGTCATTCTGGCGCTTAAACAAGGTAAAGTGGTGGCAAGTGGCGCGGTTGAAGAGGTGATTCAGGCAACAACATTGGAAGACATCTACGAAACACCATTTAACATCATTGAGTTAAATGGCAAACGCATGTGCACTTACCATTAA
- the cueR gene encoding Cu(I)-responsive transcriptional regulator: MNIGAVAKLTGLSSKSIRLYEDKGIISPPARSDSGYREYSDNHIQELNLVSRAKNAGFSLQECKEFVQLAHNPNRKSSEVKERTMDKLREVEEKIAHLMEIKKQLEGWVSACPGDAKSRCPIIDELTK, encoded by the coding sequence ATGAATATTGGCGCTGTCGCGAAGCTAACTGGACTGTCATCAAAGTCGATTCGTTTGTATGAAGACAAAGGGATCATCTCTCCACCAGCACGCAGTGATTCTGGCTATCGCGAGTATTCGGATAATCATATTCAAGAACTTAACTTAGTTTCACGAGCAAAAAACGCAGGATTTTCACTTCAAGAATGTAAAGAATTCGTCCAGCTTGCGCATAATCCAAACCGTAAAAGCAGCGAAGTGAAAGAAAGAACGATGGATAAACTGCGCGAAGTAGAAGAGAAAATTGCTCACCTGATGGAAATTAAAAAACAGTTGGAAGGTTGGGTATCGGCTTGTCCTGGCGATGCAAAAAGTCGCTGTCCAATCATAGACGAGCTCACTAAGTAA
- a CDS encoding helix-turn-helix domain-containing protein, whose translation MQEVTAKRTKLGKIAMTQKLEATEKQFIVTQGQPCQTQLAEGKFLSYQYNDQIFVHGGRCIELVDSNIVSTAHASLLITILLEGKLSFGYDDLQFDLDASDTPQGVVVNLIHPANFRRSLIENNQINKINILVKPQWLESRTEESCCSTAFFETHQAFYHLELNQVLTELATELTNRDTPHRFQDKLEIESLIYQILFHATQQMPQDFCPQNTNCYRDKISERHSDSRVENIVSYIETHLEQELSLEHIAEVFSMSVSNLQRRFKQSLNMTVNGYIRYRRLEIARVHLERGLVSITEAAYEAGYHHPSNFTNAFKKVFGVPPHEIVKE comes from the coding sequence ATGCAGGAAGTCACCGCCAAACGAACTAAACTTGGCAAAATAGCTATGACCCAAAAACTGGAAGCCACGGAAAAACAGTTTATTGTGACGCAAGGGCAACCATGCCAGACCCAACTGGCCGAAGGGAAATTTTTGTCTTATCAGTACAATGACCAGATTTTTGTGCATGGCGGGCGCTGCATTGAATTGGTTGACTCCAATATCGTCTCTACCGCGCACGCTTCATTGTTGATCACCATTCTTCTCGAAGGAAAACTCTCTTTCGGCTACGACGATCTACAGTTCGACCTCGATGCCAGTGATACACCTCAAGGCGTGGTGGTGAATCTCATTCATCCTGCTAACTTTCGTCGTTCGCTTATTGAAAACAATCAGATCAACAAGATTAATATTCTTGTAAAGCCGCAATGGTTAGAGTCCCGTACGGAAGAGTCGTGTTGCAGTACTGCCTTCTTTGAAACGCACCAAGCCTTTTACCACCTAGAGCTTAACCAGGTGTTAACTGAACTTGCCACCGAACTCACCAACCGGGATACACCACATCGTTTCCAAGACAAGCTCGAAATCGAAAGTTTGATTTATCAAATTCTGTTTCACGCAACACAACAAATGCCACAGGATTTTTGCCCTCAAAACACCAACTGTTACCGAGATAAAATCTCCGAACGTCATAGTGATTCACGCGTGGAAAACATTGTCAGCTATATCGAAACGCACCTTGAACAAGAGTTGAGCCTCGAACACATTGCAGAGGTATTCTCGATGAGTGTGTCTAACCTACAACGCCGCTTTAAACAGTCACTCAATATGACGGTGAATGGTTATATCCGTTATCGCCGTCTTGAGATCGCAAGAGTACATTTGGAGCGTGGTTTAGTGTCGATTACTGAAGCCGCGTACGAAGCGGGCTATCACCACCCTTCTAATTTCACTAATGCGTTTAAAAAAGTGTTCGGTGTGCCGCCCCATGAGATCGTAAAAGAGTGA